The following proteins are co-located in the Canis aureus isolate CA01 chromosome X, VMU_Caureus_v.1.0, whole genome shotgun sequence genome:
- the SRPX2 gene encoding sushi repeat-containing protein SRPX2 isoform X2 — MAGQLTQRGALCLLLFLTPAVTPTWYAGSGYYPDESYNEVYAEEVPHAPALDYREVRCHALPFITSGTYTCTNGMLLDSRCDYSCSSGYHLEGDRSRICMEDGRWSGGEPVCVDIDPPKIRCPHSREKMAEPEKLTARVYWDPPLVKDSADGTITRVTLRGPEPGSHFPEGEHVIRYTAYDRAYNRASCKFIVKVQVRRCPTLKPPQHGYLTCTSAGDNYGATCEYHCDGGYERQGTPSRVCQSSRQWSGSPPICAPMKINVNVNSAAGLLDQFYEKQRLLIISAPDPSNRYYKMQISMLQQSTCGLDLRHMTIIELVGQPPQEVGRIREQQLSANIIEELRQFQRLTPSYFNMVLIDKQGIDRERYMEPVTPEEIFTFIDDYLLSNQELIQRREQRDICE; from the exons GTTCAGGCTACTACCCAGATGAAAGCTACAATGAAGTATATGCTGAAGAGGTCCCACACGCCCCTGCCCTAGACTACCGAG AGGTGAGATGCCACGCACTGCCATTCATCACTAGTGGCACTTACACCTGCACAAATGGGATGCTTCTTGACTCCCGCTGTGACTACAGCTGTTCCAGTGGCTACCACTTGGAAGGTGACCGCAGCCGAATCTGCATGGAAGATGGGCGATGGAGTGGAGGCGAACCTGTATGTGTAG ACATAGATCCCCCCAAGATCCGTTGTCCCCACTCACGTGAGAAGATGGCAGAGCCGGAGAAACTGACTGCTCGAGTATATTGGGACCCACCCTTGGTGAAAGATTCTGCTGATGGTACTATCACCAG GGTGACACTTCGGGGCCCTGAGCCAGGCTCTCACTTTCCCGAAGGAGAGCATGTGATTCGTTACACTGCCTACGACCGAGCCTATAACCGAGCCAGCTGCAAGTTCATCGTGAAAGTACAAG TGAGACGCTGCCCAACTCTAAAACCACCACAGCATGGCTACCTCACCTGCACCTCAGCAGGGGACAACTATGGTGCCACCTGTGAATACCACTGTGATGGAGGTTATGAACGCCAAGGAACCCCCTCCCGGGTCTGCCAGTCCAGCCGCCAGTGGTCAGGATCACCACCCATCTGTGCTC CTATGAAGATTAACGTCAATGTCAACTCAGCTGCTGGCCTTCTGGATCAGTTCTATGAGAAACAGCGACTCCTCATCATCTCGGCTCCTGATCCCTCCAACCGATACTATAAAATGCAGATCTCTATGCTGCAG cAATCCACTTGTGGACTGGACCTACGCCACATGACCATCATTGAACTGGTGGGGCAGCCACCTCAGGAGGTGGGGCGCATCCGGGAGCAACAGCTGTCAGCCAACATCATCGAGGAGCTCAG GCAATTTCAGCGCCTCACTCCCTCCTACTTCAACATGGTGTTGATTGACAAGCAAGGAATTGACCGGGAACGCTACATGGAACCTGTCACCCCCGAGGAAATCTTTACATTCATTGATGACTATCTACTGAGCAACCAGGAGCTGATCCAGCGTCGGGAGCAAAGGGACATATGCGAGTGA
- the SRPX2 gene encoding sushi repeat-containing protein SRPX2 isoform X1: protein MAGQLTQRGALCLLLFLTPAVTPTWYAGSGYYPDESYNEVYAEEVPHAPALDYRVPRWCYTLNIQDGEATCYSPRGGNYHSSLGTRCEFSCDRGFRLIGRRSVQCLSSRRWSGTAYCRQVRCHALPFITSGTYTCTNGMLLDSRCDYSCSSGYHLEGDRSRICMEDGRWSGGEPVCVDIDPPKIRCPHSREKMAEPEKLTARVYWDPPLVKDSADGTITRVTLRGPEPGSHFPEGEHVIRYTAYDRAYNRASCKFIVKVQVRRCPTLKPPQHGYLTCTSAGDNYGATCEYHCDGGYERQGTPSRVCQSSRQWSGSPPICAPMKINVNVNSAAGLLDQFYEKQRLLIISAPDPSNRYYKMQISMLQQSTCGLDLRHMTIIELVGQPPQEVGRIREQQLSANIIEELRQFQRLTPSYFNMVLIDKQGIDRERYMEPVTPEEIFTFIDDYLLSNQELIQRREQRDICE, encoded by the exons GTTCAGGCTACTACCCAGATGAAAGCTACAATGAAGTATATGCTGAAGAGGTCCCACACGCCCCTGCCCTAGACTACCGAG TCCCCCGATGGTGTTATACATTAAATATCCAGGATGGAGAAGCCACATGCTACTCTCCAAGGGGAGGGAATTATCACAGCAGTTTGGGTACTCGTTGTGAGTTCTCCTGTGACCGGGGCTTTCGACTGATCGGACGAAGGTCGGTGCAATGCCTGTCAAGCCGCCGTTGGTCTGGAACTGCCTACTGCAGGC AGGTGAGATGCCACGCACTGCCATTCATCACTAGTGGCACTTACACCTGCACAAATGGGATGCTTCTTGACTCCCGCTGTGACTACAGCTGTTCCAGTGGCTACCACTTGGAAGGTGACCGCAGCCGAATCTGCATGGAAGATGGGCGATGGAGTGGAGGCGAACCTGTATGTGTAG ACATAGATCCCCCCAAGATCCGTTGTCCCCACTCACGTGAGAAGATGGCAGAGCCGGAGAAACTGACTGCTCGAGTATATTGGGACCCACCCTTGGTGAAAGATTCTGCTGATGGTACTATCACCAG GGTGACACTTCGGGGCCCTGAGCCAGGCTCTCACTTTCCCGAAGGAGAGCATGTGATTCGTTACACTGCCTACGACCGAGCCTATAACCGAGCCAGCTGCAAGTTCATCGTGAAAGTACAAG TGAGACGCTGCCCAACTCTAAAACCACCACAGCATGGCTACCTCACCTGCACCTCAGCAGGGGACAACTATGGTGCCACCTGTGAATACCACTGTGATGGAGGTTATGAACGCCAAGGAACCCCCTCCCGGGTCTGCCAGTCCAGCCGCCAGTGGTCAGGATCACCACCCATCTGTGCTC CTATGAAGATTAACGTCAATGTCAACTCAGCTGCTGGCCTTCTGGATCAGTTCTATGAGAAACAGCGACTCCTCATCATCTCGGCTCCTGATCCCTCCAACCGATACTATAAAATGCAGATCTCTATGCTGCAG cAATCCACTTGTGGACTGGACCTACGCCACATGACCATCATTGAACTGGTGGGGCAGCCACCTCAGGAGGTGGGGCGCATCCGGGAGCAACAGCTGTCAGCCAACATCATCGAGGAGCTCAG GCAATTTCAGCGCCTCACTCCCTCCTACTTCAACATGGTGTTGATTGACAAGCAAGGAATTGACCGGGAACGCTACATGGAACCTGTCACCCCCGAGGAAATCTTTACATTCATTGATGACTATCTACTGAGCAACCAGGAGCTGATCCAGCGTCGGGAGCAAAGGGACATATGCGAGTGA